Proteins encoded within one genomic window of Bacillus thermozeamaize:
- a CDS encoding 30S ribosomal protein S7 yields MPRKGPVPRRDVMPDPIYNSKLVARLINHIMKDGKKSVAQRILYEAFELIRQRTGKDPMEVLEQALKNVMPVLEVRARRVGGANYQVPVEVKPERRQTLGLRWLVQYARLRGEKTMQERLAAEIIDAANNTGAAVKKKEDTHKMAEANKAFAHYRW; encoded by the coding sequence ATGCCGAGAAAGGGACCGGTACCACGTCGTGATGTCATGCCAGACCCGATCTACAACAGCAAGCTGGTTGCCAGGCTGATCAACCACATCATGAAAGACGGCAAGAAAAGCGTCGCGCAACGGATTTTATATGAGGCCTTTGAACTGATTCGCCAGCGTACCGGCAAGGATCCGATGGAAGTGCTGGAACAAGCGCTGAAAAATGTCATGCCAGTTCTCGAAGTTCGGGCGCGCCGCGTAGGGGGAGCCAACTATCAGGTTCCTGTTGAAGTGAAGCCGGAACGGCGTCAGACCTTGGGATTGCGTTGGCTGGTTCAATACGCCCGGCTGCGGGGAGAGAAGACGATGCAGGAACGCCTGGCTGCGGAAATCATCGACGCTGCCAACAATACCGGCGCTGCGGTCAAGAAGAAAGAAGACACGCACAAGATGGCGGAAGCCAACAAAGCATTTGCCCATTATCGCTGGTAA